In Manis javanica isolate MJ-LG chromosome 9, MJ_LKY, whole genome shotgun sequence, one DNA window encodes the following:
- the ASXL3 gene encoding putative Polycomb group protein ASXL3 isoform X2, with amino-acid sequence MVNKTVPRVVLTPLKVSGEQSDSPSGSESKNGEADSSDKEMKHGPKSPTGKQSQHLKRLKKSGLGHLKWTKAEDIDIETPGSILVNTNLRALINKHTFASLPQHFQQYLLLLLPEVDRQMGSDGILRLNTSALNNEFFAYAAQGWKQRLAEGEFTPEMQLRIRQEIEKEKKTEPWKEKFFERFYGEKLGMSQEDSVKLTSGPNSDGAESRSARGASGLPGLSMQTPSEEQQPNSMKSPTPLEPGIHAPLHLEVHIGKDMMTELEPEAILIPEESVIQEEIAEEVETSVCECQDENHKTIPGFSEEAASPVDSHGEPQAAPPEETLESCVLMSDVLDPHAEVKMEEKSESPQEDMSVVIDQLEVCDSLVPSASPVTSDTGHQEPETALETRTPKIKAGSASSEGQFPSEGIAVDMELQGDPDEQPEENTCTSDASFSPESPEGACPSQTSPGGDTQSTSEEPCTPASLETTSCSEGPSTENADKYQRNVPDDDLHASVISEASPVSTSPGISDASLMSSLPLTSEASPVSDPPSASETSSVSSMLLASEATFISSLPLPAEMSPMSNSMTGKAGHQQRKSPSRPEGPCPPRDGSPAPAEPLVESPPTRQGALSPPPEPTTAGSPPAALGAFLPEELPCRALNPQPGKPHGGAEKPYLALLPELSSPEVIKVKNHNVLHRTEKKGVLSPLELPVFSEETESKGNELPSAKLQDKQYVPPTDKASFSEGSRNKAQKQGGSQSRPETSPASRLSEPSRPPDGVRSEGREPETPKRKTAEQHSFGTSKEKRARIDGDPPAHSAPPSSPPEKEHPLREEPRVPPLKIQLSKIGPPFIIKSHPVSKAESRASTSMSTGGRNTGARTLADIKARAQQARAQREAAAAAAVAAAASIVSGAVGSQAEGGKARTLAHIKEQTKAKLFAKHQVRAHLTQTAKEPRPLPLGPKEGPPSLDGSPNPEAKLEAPTGVIIVNPNCRSPSSKATPLREATPTPLQAPSPAQRPEPAAHSPPRGSGKNTPVPLFSEKAVLSTSPESSGVATLFHRSCVPASTCSAVPGAAPEQPFTSPVGAPSVLRSADSTNIPAPARSGSTSAAVQGAGAVGMAGPQCVGNAPAAPAPSPGDRLLPAGGRVGSLAPGAHAGRDGRPSERLAVPSGEEQAHVPGGPAVRTAIGGRASHPATLLTGSPPESRADSLDRSTGPRHRADHPVTPQPPPGAFAPTATNRSIPCKVIVDHSMALTAASSLAGPIGSVEARGDAQGRPARAEPPAQPPARPQVSVISRPEPTTPAAQPDGRAPQAVCPGRCDGPPAVPDAVRGPAAAFRSEADTKCGGQCSAGPRVCWADDVPRSTGLPLAGLPPSRQERLGQGCVHPATTENAGYTCASELLSRPLLPTVALSVEGEPQDADRGLRTDADDFPAPGRPPPAAATPNAPQTEAARAVAAAPAEEGPSADTLKRAPSAGISSCRLSSVEANNPLVTQLLQGNLPLEKALPQPRLGAKLEINRLPLPLQTTSVGAPVPERSAADVPSSSPNPDGKDCLAGALTPQQMRKRENHPKKRVARTVGEHTQVKCEPGKLLGDPDAQGVPCVVSSGVSPLGHSQPFRQDWLSKHAAQSRAVHSPEVKQQRRLLPACSLQQGLFHAEQSGGFHTGAGPAHRAHLPPPPPPPPPPPPARGPLPGAPPSAGSFTTGRRPEPRALGEAGPSPGRALKLAGVLSPGAPVKDCDETGVPAAARGHRGLGPPPPNTEQKQATEAAQRLGWLQAAGMRSGVKSEPPSFEEGLGSSCELGRKQVSYEQSDVKEQLKAFALKSADFSSYLLSEPQKPFPQLAAQKAQVPQPLCGGYPTIHFGSASFKRAVPATEKSVGVVGSAPLATAGLPGQSAPGPVPGFADSRADELELKCSCRLKAMIVCRGCGAFCHDDCIGPSRLCVACLVVR; translated from the exons GTTGGGTATGTCACAGGAGGATTCTGTAAAACTCACTTCTGGACCAAACAGTGATGGAGCTGAAAGTCGCTCTGCCCGTGGGGCCTCTGGCCTTCCAGGTCTTTCCATGCAGACTCCCTCGGAAGAGCAACAGCCAAACAGCATGAAGAGCCCCACCCCTCTGGAGCCAGGTATCCATGCTCCGCTTCATCTGGAGGTACACATAGGTAAAGACATGATGACAGAGCTGGAGCCAGAGGCTATCTTGATCCCTGAAGAATCTGTGATTCAGGAGGAAATTGCGGAGGAGGTGGAGACCAGTGTCTGTGAGTGCCAGGATGAAAATCATAAAACAATACCTGGATTTTCTGAGGAGGCTGCAAGTCCAGTGGACTCTCACGGGGAGCCCCAGGCAGCACCCCCAGAAGAGACCTTGGAATCCTGTGTTTTGATGAGTGATGTTTTAGACCCTCATGCTGAAGTTAAGatggaagagaaatcagaatCTCCCCAGGAAGACATGTCAGTTGTTATTGATCAACTAGAAGTCTGTGACTCTCTTGTTCCTTCCGCTTCACCTGTGACATCTGACACAGGACATCAAGAACCAGAAACTGCACTAGAGACCAGAACCCCCAAAATAAAAGCAGGGTCAGCGTCTTCAGAAGGCCAGTTTCCAAGTGAAGGAATCGCTGTAGACATGGAGCTACAGGGTGATCCTGATGAACAGCCCGAAGAAAACACTTGCACCTCCGATGCTTCCTTCTCTCCTGAGAGCCCAGAGGGGGCCTGTCCCAGCCAAACATCCCCAGGAGGGGACACCCAGTCCACTTCGGAAGAGCCATGTACCCCAGCCTCCCTGGAGACAACATCCTGTTCTGAAGGGCCCAGCACTGAGAATGCGGACAAATACCAGAGAAATGTCCCTGATGATGACCTGCATGCATCTGTGATATCAGAAGCATCTCCAGTGTCCACTTCACCTGGAATATCAGATGCATCTCTAATGTCCAGTTTACCTTTAACATCAGAAGCATCCCCAGTGTCTGATCCACCATCGGCATCAGAAACCTCCTCAGTGTCTTCCATGCTCCTTGCCTCTGAGGCCACTTTCATATCCAGTTTGCCACTCCCTGCAGAAATGTCTCCCATGTCTAATTCCATGACCGGGAAAGCAGGGCATCAACAAAGAAAGTCGCCTTCCAGGCCTGAGGGGCCATGCCCCCCACGGGACGGCAGCCCTGCCCCCGCTGAGCCCCTGGTAGAGAGCCCTCCCACCCGGCAGGGGgcgctctcccctccccctgaaCCCACCACGGCGGGCTCCCCTCCTGCTGCCCTTGGAGCTTTTCTGCCAGAGGAGCTGCCCTGTAGGGCTCTGAATCCGCAGCCTGGTAAACCCCATGGTGGGGCTGAGAAGCCCTATCTTGCTTTGCTTCCAGAACTTTCTTCTCCAGAAGtgataaaagttaaaaatcataATGTCCTGcacagaacagaaaagaaaggggTGTTGTCACCATTGGAATTACCAGTTTTTTCTGAAGAGACCGAGAGTAAGGGAAACGAGCTTCCATCAGCTAAATTACAGGACAAGCAGTATGTCCCGCCCACGGACAAGGCTTCATTTTCAGAAGGCTCTAGAAATAAAGCACAAAAGCAGGGGGGCTCCCAGAGCCGGCCAGAGACCTCGCCGGCCTCCAGGCTGTCGGAGCCGTCCAGGCCGCCTGACGGGGTCAGGAGCGAAGGCAGAGAACCTGAGACACCGAAGAGGAAAACAGCAGAGCAGCACAGCTTTGGCACCTCTAAGGAGAAGAGGGCCAGGATAGACGGTGACCCGCCGGCCCACAGCGCGCCGCCCAGCAGCCCACCCGAGAAAGAGCATCCTCTGAGGGAGGAGCCCAGAGTCCCGCCTCTCAAG ATCCAGCTTTCCAAAATCGGGCCACCTTTCATCATCAAGAGCCACCCAGTCTCCAAAGCGGAGTCTCGAGCGTCGACCAGCATGTCCACCGGTGGGAGGAACACGGGAGCCCGAACTCTGGCCGACATCAAGGCCCGCGCGCAGCAGGCCAGGGCTCAGCgcgaggcggcggcggcagcggcagtGGCCGCGGCCGCGAGCATCGTGTCAGGCGCCGTGGGGAGCCAGGCCGAGGGTGGCAAGGCACGGACCCTGGCACACATCAAGGAGCAGACGAAGGCGAAACTCTTTGCTAAGCATCAGGTCCGAGCCCACCTCACCCAGACCGCGAAGGAGCCGCGGCCACTGCCGCTCGGCCCCAAGGAGGGTCCTCCGAGCTTAGACGGCTCTCCCAACCCTGAAGCAAAGCTTGAAGCTCCCACCGGTGTCATAATCGTGAACCCAAACTGCAGGTCCCCAAGCAGCAAGGCCACGCCCCTGCGGGaggccacccccaccccgctGCAGGCTCCCAGCCCGGCGCAGCGCCCAGAACCTGCTGCCCACTCACCTCCACGCGGGTCTGGCAAGAACACACCTGTGCCACTCTTCTCTGAGAAAGCCGTTTTATCTACCTCTCCTGAAAGTAGCGGTGTGGCCACGCTTTTCCACAGAAGCTGCGTCCCCGCATCCACCTGCAGTGCTGTGCCAGGAGCTGCTCCAGAGCAGCCTTTCACAAGCCCCGTCGGGGCGCCCTCCGTCCTGCGCTCTGCGGACAGCACAAACATCCCAGCTCCCGCTCGCAGTGGGAGCACGTCGGCAGCCGTCCAGGGAGCAGGCGCCGTGGGCATGGCCGGCCCCCAGTGCGTGGGGAACGCGCCTGCCGCCCCCGCCCCTAGTCCCGGGGACCGGCTGCTGCCCGCGGGCGGCAGGGTAGGCAGCTTGGCCCCAGGCGCACACGCGGGAAGGGATGGCAGGCCTTCCGAGAGGCTGGCCGTGCCCAGCGGGGAGGAGCAGGCCCACGTGCCAGGGGGCCCTGCTGTGCGGACGGCGATCGGCGGCCGGGCCTCGCACCCCGCCACCCTGCTCACTGGGAGCCCCCCCGAGTCACGTGCCGACAGCTTGGACAGAAGCACAGGGCCCCGCCACAGGGCGGACCATCCTGTGACACCTCAGCCCCCTCCAGGGGCCTTTGCGCCCACAGCCACGAACAGGTCAATTCCCTGTAAAGTCATCGTGGACCACAGCATGGCCCTGACTGCTGCTTCATCACTGGCCGGCCCCATTGGCAGCGTGGAAGCCCGCGGGGATGCGCAGGGCCGGCCAGCAAGGGCGGAGCCCCCCGCACAACCCCCAGCCCGCCCTCAGGTGTCTGTCATAAGCAGGCCCGAACCTACCACCCCTGCAGCGCAGCCCGACGGCAGAGCGCCACAGGCCGTGTGCCCAGGTCGCTGCGACGGGCCCCCTGCGGTTCCAGACGCAGTGCGAGGCCCGGCGGCCGCCTTCAGAAGCGAGGCAGACACAAAGTGCGGCGGTCAGTGCAGCGCAGGCCCCCGGGTCTGCTGGGCCGATGATGTGCCGAGGAGCACAGGACTGCCTCTGGCTGGCCTCCCGCCGAGCAGACAGGAGCGCCTGGGGCAGGGCTGTGTGCATCCCGCCACAACCGAGAACGCCGGCTACACGTGCGCATCAGAGCTCCTCTCCAGGCCTCTCCTGCCAACCGTGGCCCTATCGGTGGAGGGCGAGCCTCAGGACGCGGACAGAGGCCTCAGGACGGACGCCGACGACTTCCCCGCGCCCGGGCGGCCACCTCCAGCCGCCGCCACCCCCAACGCGCCGCAGACAGAGGCCGCACGGGCTGTAGCTGCTGCGCCCGCGGAGGAGGGGCCCTCGGCCGACACCCTGAAGAGAGCGCCCAGTGCGGGGATCTCAAGCTGTCGCCTGTCCTCCGTGGAGGCTAACAACCCGCTGGTCACGCAGCTGCTGCAGGGCAACCTGCCCTTGGAGAAGGCTCTGCCGCAGCCCAGGCTGGGCGCCAAGCTCGAGATTAACAGGCTCCCACTGCCCCTGCAGACGACGTCAGTGGGCGCCCCAGTGCCGGAGAGAAGCGCCGCCGACGTGCCATCCAGCTCGCCAAACCCAGACGGGAAAGACTGCCTGGCAGGGGCTCTCACACCCCAGCAAATGAGAAAGCGAGAAAACCACCCCAAAAAGAGAGTAGCCAGGACCGTAGGGGAGCACACGCAAGTTAAATGCGAGCCAGGGAAGCTGCTGGGGGACCCAGACGCCCAAGGGGTGCCCTGTGTTGTCAGCTCGGGCGTGAGTCCGCTGGGGCACAGCCAGCCGTTCAGGCAGGACTGGCTAAGCAAGCACGCCGCGCAGAGCAGAGCTGTGCACAGCCCAGAGGTCAAGCAGCAGAGGCGGCTGCTGCCCGCGTGCAGCTTACAGCAGGGCCTGTTCCACGCCGAGCAGAGCGGCGGCTTCCACACCGGCGCTGGCCCCGCGCACAGGGCGCAtctcccgccgccgccgccgccgccgccaccgccgccgccggccCGGGGACCCCTCCCCGGCGCGCCCCCTTCGGCCGGGTCCTTCACCACGGGCCGGCGGCCGGAGCCCAGAGCGCTGGGCGAGGCCGGCCCATCCCCGGGTCGCGCTCTCAAGCTGGCCGGCGTGCTGTCCCCGGGTGCGCCCGTCAAGGACTGCGACGAGACGGGAGTGCCGGCCGCGGCCAGGGGACACAGAGGCCTGGGGCCGCCACCTCCGAACACCGAGCAGAAACAGGCCACGGAGGCCGCACAGAGACTCGGGTGGCTGCAGGCCGCGGGCATGCGCAGCGGCGTCAAATCGGAACCTCCCTCCTTTGAGGAAGGCCTGGGCAGCAGCTgtgagctgggcaggaagcaggttTCCTATGAGCAGAGCGACGTGAAGGAACAGTTAAAGGCGTTTGCCCTGAAAAGTgcagatttctcttcctatttgcTCTCCGAGCCGCAGAAGCCTTTTCCTCAGTTGGCTGCTCAGAAAGCGCAGGTGCCGCAGCCGCTCTGTGGTGGCTACCCGACCATCCACTTCGGAAGCGCGAGCTTCAAGAGGGCGGTGCCTGCGACCGAGAAGTCCGTGGGCGTGGTGGGCAGCGCCCCCCTCGCGACTGCGGGCCTGCCCGGCCAGAGCGCGCCCGGGCCCGTGCCGGGCTTCGCCGACAGCCGCGCGGACGAGCTGGAGCTCAAGTGCTCGTGCCGTCTGAAAGCCATGATCGTGTGCCGGGGCTGCGGGGCCTTCTGCCACGACGACTGCATCGGGCCCTCCAGGCTGTGCGTGGCGTGCCTGGTGGTGCGGTGA